In the genome of Spirochaetae bacterium HGW-Spirochaetae-1, one region contains:
- a CDS encoding ADP-ribose pyrophosphatase, with product MKKILFCPQCGSSLTTVTIEGKERPACPSAQCGYIHWDNPVPIVAALIEHEGSILLARNASWPEKIFSVITGFLESGEEPGEAVLRELKEELGLTGIVAGLIGLYNYAAMNQLIIAYHVKAEGEINLNGEIAETKHIPVEKLRPWNYGTGLAVRDWLEGRK from the coding sequence ATGAAAAAGATACTATTCTGTCCACAGTGCGGATCATCGCTGACGACGGTAACAATTGAAGGAAAGGAACGCCCGGCATGCCCATCGGCGCAGTGCGGCTATATTCACTGGGATAATCCCGTCCCCATTGTGGCGGCGCTCATCGAACATGAAGGCTCGATACTCCTGGCACGGAACGCCTCCTGGCCGGAAAAGATCTTCAGCGTCATAACGGGTTTCCTTGAATCGGGGGAAGAGCCCGGGGAAGCGGTTCTCCGTGAATTAAAAGAGGAGCTGGGGCTTACCGGCATTGTGGCAGGCCTCATCGGCCTGTACAATTACGCAGCCATGAACCAGCTCATCATCGCCTATCATGTAAAGGCCGAGGGTGAAATCAACCTCAATGGAGAGATAGCCGAGACAAAGCATATCCCCGTTGAAAAACTGCGGCCCTGGAATTACGGCACAGGCCTGGCCGTGAGGGACTGGCTTGAGGGGAGGAAATAA
- a CDS encoding pyridoxamine 5'-phosphate oxidase, with amino-acid sequence MMMEINDRNWDLAKKIYIRSVRSTMYCSVATIGIDGEPHISPIGSLYLTEPGKGYYFEEFLPVMRKNLEKDSRICVMAVNAGMFFWLSSLRKGRFASMPGIRLYGRVDAKRREATDEELRRWFSVIKKLKHFRGYDLLWGNMKYVRDVEFYSMEQLNVGEMTAGFSL; translated from the coding sequence ATGATGATGGAAATCAATGACCGAAACTGGGATCTGGCAAAAAAGATATATATCCGGTCGGTGCGGAGCACCATGTATTGTTCCGTTGCAACTATCGGTATTGACGGGGAACCGCACATCTCGCCCATTGGCTCCCTGTATCTGACGGAGCCCGGGAAGGGATATTACTTTGAAGAGTTCCTTCCCGTAATGCGGAAGAACCTGGAAAAGGACAGCCGCATCTGCGTTATGGCCGTTAACGCCGGAATGTTTTTCTGGCTTAGCTCGCTGCGGAAGGGCCGCTTTGCGTCAATGCCGGGTATCCGTCTATACGGCCGCGTTGATGCAAAAAGAAGGGAAGCCACGGACGAGGAGCTGCGCCGGTGGTTTTCTGTGATTAAAAAACTGAAACATTTCAGGGGATATGATCTGCTCTGGGGAAATATGAAATATGTTCGGGACGTGGAATTTTACTCCATGGAGCAGCTCAACGTGGGAGAGATGACAGCCGGGTTTTCACTGTAA
- a CDS encoding ArsR family transcriptional regulator, whose amino-acid sequence MAQTKKEMFQDREIALAEFARALAHPARIAILKTLALRNTCICGEIVDVLPLAQSTVSQHLGELKKAGLIHGEIEGPRSCYCINHDRLGELAEMFSNLLDELGASGKSSCCGDKK is encoded by the coding sequence ATGGCACAAACAAAGAAAGAAATGTTTCAGGACAGGGAAATAGCCCTGGCTGAATTCGCCCGGGCCCTGGCCCACCCGGCACGCATCGCCATTCTGAAAACCCTGGCCTTGCGCAATACCTGCATCTGCGGTGAAATCGTTGATGTTCTCCCCCTGGCCCAGTCCACGGTGTCCCAGCATCTTGGGGAGCTGAAAAAGGCCGGGCTCATCCATGGTGAAATCGAGGGACCGCGTTCCTGCTACTGTATCAACCATGACCGCCTCGGTGAGCTTGCCGAAATGTTCTCTAATCTTCTCGATGAACTGGGAGCGTCTGGAAAATCATCGTGCTGCGGAGATAAAAAATGA
- a CDS encoding acetyl-CoA synthase subunit gamma, which yields MKDIKITGHTQGIKISPITSPECGCSPVIPGPAGDGASTSESLPGQDFVTGTYAFNGRTFPQVNAAWKRADHLGQIRSRLGAFRMSYTVLPGLYAKGTPDGNSPVLVSCNYKLSFDIIRRELADIDAWILVLDTKGINVWCAAGKGTFGTAEVIHRIQSTGLIGLVDHKKIILPQLGAPGVNAAEVQRRTGMRVYFGPVRAGDIPAYLENNMQADAGMRRITFPMKDRFILTPMEIVPAARPLLIFIIAILFFSGLQPRGILFHDMLTRGMPLVFLGVASVLAGAFVTPVLLPFIPFRSFALKGWLMGLAVTAALAYTAQMHGGSMPLLLAMLIFFPAAASYLALQFTGATTYTGISGVKKELHYALPVYKGAAILSAMLLLGDKIMQWGIL from the coding sequence ATGAAAGATATTAAAATTACGGGCCACACACAGGGGATAAAAATATCACCGATAACTTCACCGGAATGTGGATGTTCTCCGGTGATTCCCGGCCCGGCAGGTGACGGAGCATCAACGTCAGAATCCCTCCCCGGTCAGGATTTCGTAACCGGCACATATGCATTCAATGGCCGCACCTTCCCGCAGGTTAATGCCGCGTGGAAACGGGCCGATCACCTGGGACAGATACGCTCGCGCCTGGGGGCTTTCCGCATGAGCTATACAGTTTTGCCGGGCCTTTATGCCAAAGGAACGCCCGACGGCAATTCACCGGTGCTTGTTTCCTGCAATTATAAACTAAGTTTTGATATCATACGTCGCGAGCTTGCAGACATTGATGCCTGGATACTGGTCCTGGACACGAAAGGCATCAACGTGTGGTGCGCCGCCGGCAAGGGAACCTTTGGCACCGCCGAGGTAATACACCGGATACAATCCACGGGCCTGATCGGTCTCGTGGATCATAAAAAAATAATACTTCCCCAACTGGGCGCTCCCGGTGTAAACGCCGCCGAGGTGCAGCGGCGCACGGGAATGCGGGTATATTTCGGCCCCGTGCGTGCCGGGGACATTCCGGCTTACCTCGAAAACAACATGCAGGCCGATGCCGGAATGAGGCGAATCACTTTCCCCATGAAAGACCGGTTTATTCTGACACCTATGGAAATCGTCCCGGCCGCCAGGCCCTTGTTGATTTTCATCATTGCGATCCTGTTTTTTTCCGGCCTGCAGCCCCGGGGCATACTTTTCCACGACATGCTGACCCGTGGCATGCCCCTTGTTTTCCTTGGAGTGGCATCAGTACTGGCCGGAGCCTTCGTGACACCCGTATTGCTTCCATTTATCCCCTTCCGTTCTTTCGCTCTGAAGGGATGGCTCATGGGACTGGCCGTAACCGCGGCACTTGCATACACGGCACAGATGCACGGGGGAAGCATGCCTCTTCTCCTGGCCATGCTTATCTTCTTTCCTGCCGCGGCCTCATACCTGGCCCTGCAGTTCACCGGCGCCACGACCTACACGGGAATTTCCGGTGTAAAAAAGGAGCTGCACTACGCTCTTCCCGTTTACAAGGGTGCGGCGATCCTTTCCGCCATGCTCCTGCTGGGAGATAAAATAATGCAATGGGGGATATTGTGA